The following coding sequences are from one Triticum aestivum cultivar Chinese Spring chromosome 5A, IWGSC CS RefSeq v2.1, whole genome shotgun sequence window:
- the LOC123104271 gene encoding F-box/LRR-repeat protein At5g02910, whose amino-acid sequence MEERAKYDDDRLSALPDDVLLAVLQLLDAGTAVRAGALARRWRHLRCLLTDLTIDVADLVPRSPDPSSPCQTVHDMMTAYTAATAWFLTPNKQRSIKSLRLTFYLVDSYLRSIGDAVAKSGGSAAGPLEFTILADVDVLTVNDAERAMLARRFMSFLAACPVAFSGLTRLSLQNLCFGDSDISDLLGTCSRLELLSLSQCGSSSEDMLLRIDAPTSSFRTLEIREPFFHGVELTNVPKLERLFCDEDVVSFHGSCPAVRFGHVPCLDDVYLSTIHLRYYYENPRELFPAFSNLRAIYLNNLGTHRLVGTLFILQAAPLLNKLSIKLYQPFFIPPDRYDYNTNTEGETPKFEHRNLSFLELKGYAGLREDIKVVRYIWLVTERAACLKKIHLLEQCPLRNCYGARCACHVDEPHTTLLSEALSSRAASSPEITVELINVPC is encoded by the exons ATGGAGGAACGAGCCAAGTATGACGACGACAGGCTGAGCGCGCTCCCCGACGACGTCCTGCTCGCCGTCCTCCAGCTCCTCGACGCGGGCACCGCCGTCAGGGCCGGCGCTCTCGCGAGGCGATGGAGGCACCTCCGCTGTCTGCTTACCGATCTCACCATCGACGTCGCCGACCTGGTACCACGTTCTCCGGACCCCTCCTCTCCTTGTCAGACGGTACACGATATGATGACGGCCTACACCGCCGCCACGGCGTGGTTCCTCACCCCGAACAAGCAACGGAGCATCAAGAGCTTGCGCCTCACCTTCTACCTCGTGGACTCTTACCTGCGCTCCATCGGAGACGCCGTCGCCAAGAGCGGCGGGAGCGCGGCCGGGCCCCTGGAGTTCACCATACTGGCGGACGTCGACGTCCTCACCGTCAACGACGCGGAGCGCGCCATGCTTGCACGGCGCTTCATGTCGTTCCTCGCCGCTTGCCCCGTCGCCTTCAGTGGGCTCACCAGACTCTCCCTGCAGAACCTCTGCTTCGGCGACTCCGATATCTCGGATCTCCTCGGCACCTGCAGTCGACTAGAGCTGCTCTCCTTGAGCCAGTGTGGCTCTAGCTCCGAAGACATGCTACTACGCATAGACGCTCCGACATCTTCGTTCCGGACCTTGGAAATCCGCGAGCCTTTCTTCCATGGAGTCGAGCTGACCAATGTGCCGAAACTGGAGCGGCTTTTCTGCGACGAAGACGTCGTTAGCTTTCACGGGAGCTGCCCAGCAGTGCGGTTTGGACATGTTCCTTGCCTTGATGACGTATACCTCTCAACGATACATCTGCGTTACTACTATGAAAATCCAAGAGAGCTCTTCCCCGCCTTCAGTAACCTCAGAGCTATTTATCTCAACAACTTGGGAACTCACAGACTGGTGGGGACTCTTTTCATCCTACAAGCCGCACCTTTGCTGAACAAACTCTCTATTAAG CTATACCAGCCTTTTTTTATTCCCCCGGATCGCTATGACTACAATACCAACACGGAGGGGGAAACACCAAAATTTGAGCATCGCAACTTGAGCTTCCTGGAGTTGAAAGGCTATGCTGGGCTTAGAGAAGACATCAAGGTGGTGCGATACATCTGGCTCGTCACGGAGCGTGCCGCGTGCCTGAAGAAAATCCACTTACTTGAACAATGTCCGCTTCGAAATTGCTATGGTGCTAGATGTGCATGTCATGTCGATGAGCCACATACGACTCTATTAAGCGAGGCACTCTCTAGTAGAGCAGCTTCGTCTCCAGAGATAACCGTAGAATTAATCAATGTCCCATGTTGA